A portion of the Candidatus Omnitrophota bacterium genome contains these proteins:
- a CDS encoding helix-turn-helix domain-containing protein, producing the protein MSKLMDINELAIYLRVEKQTVYNWLHLKKISGIKMGHVWRFEKKEIDDWLRQQRQEARPPKKGAGKSG; encoded by the coding sequence ATGAGTAAATTGATGGATATAAATGAATTGGCGATCTATCTAAGAGTGGAAAAACAGACTGTTTATAACTGGCTTCATTTGAAGAAAATCTCAGGTATTAAAATGGGCCATGTCTGGAGGTTTGAGAAGAAAGAGATAGATGATTGGTTGAGGCAGCAGCGTCAGGAAGCAAGGCCTCCTAAAAAAGGAGCAGGAAAAAGTGGCTAA
- the pilM gene encoding pilus assembly protein PilM, protein MANRTVGLYLGDNTVDLVELEKSLSGVKLISFNRAEISGEALTQGSEPWAKAIREVLKENKIKPANLITSLPEKALMIRYFKMPCLPKKERDMGVRFEAKKYIPFKLEEIISDFQVIEPEKGSSQMEVVFVAAKKASVEQHLLLLRQAGLKSAVIEASCLSLARLFYFNKEIKKDETTVIIDVGLNSASITVLKNEALYLTRNVTLAKTAQTPGSGSEFESLLNELRLSLDYHKKQFPGEAVSRIILSGNSKLEGWDRLLNQELKIPVAISDFRKAIQDAVKMPSGLAIASGLALRGLARKAIDINLALRPKKTAAAAAAPIKVNIQKIIFGEVAIIGLLLLVLYLTMFNRLSGKKEELRKLTAQRPRVEMELNVDRTAVSSLSQKKNDLIKKLYFLESLIGQRVYWTKKLSRLGKLFPEGTWINDINIESGLKREKISRSLIIEANAFSSDKDQEQRLVEEAINNIRKDELFIKGISSVNLISIEKSGTDGFETTKFKLICSSGEHKSGM, encoded by the coding sequence GTGGCTAACAGAACGGTAGGCCTGTATTTAGGGGATAATACAGTAGACCTGGTAGAGCTCGAAAAAAGCTTAAGCGGGGTCAAATTAATCAGTTTTAACCGGGCAGAGATTTCCGGAGAGGCGCTGACACAAGGCAGTGAGCCCTGGGCAAAGGCTATCCGGGAGGTTTTAAAAGAAAATAAGATCAAGCCCGCTAATTTAATAACCAGCCTGCCGGAAAAGGCGCTGATGATAAGATATTTTAAGATGCCCTGCCTGCCTAAAAAAGAACGGGATATGGGCGTGAGGTTTGAAGCTAAGAAATATATTCCGTTTAAACTTGAAGAAATAATATCTGATTTTCAGGTAATCGAACCTGAAAAGGGTTCTTCGCAAATGGAGGTGGTTTTTGTAGCCGCCAAAAAAGCATCGGTTGAACAGCACCTTCTGCTCCTGCGCCAGGCCGGGCTTAAATCAGCTGTTATTGAGGCATCTTGTCTTAGTTTAGCCAGGCTTTTTTATTTTAACAAGGAGATCAAAAAAGACGAAACCACGGTAATTATTGATGTTGGCCTTAATTCAGCTTCTATCACCGTCCTTAAAAATGAAGCGCTTTACCTGACCAGGAACGTTACCCTGGCTAAAACAGCCCAAACCCCCGGCTCAGGTTCGGAATTCGAAAGTTTGCTCAATGAGCTCCGCCTGTCTTTGGATTATCATAAAAAGCAGTTTCCCGGAGAGGCTGTTTCACGGATTATTCTATCCGGCAATAGTAAATTAGAAGGCTGGGACAGGCTTTTAAACCAGGAGTTGAAAATACCGGTTGCGATCAGTGATTTTCGTAAAGCGATACAGGATGCTGTTAAAATGCCTTCCGGCCTGGCGATAGCCAGTGGTTTAGCCCTGCGGGGCCTGGCCAGGAAGGCAATAGACATAAACCTGGCTTTGCGGCCAAAGAAAACAGCAGCCGCGGCAGCGGCGCCAATAAAGGTAAATATTCAAAAGATAATTTTTGGAGAGGTTGCAATAATAGGCCTTTTACTGCTGGTCTTGTATTTAACCATGTTTAACCGGTTGTCGGGCAAAAAAGAAGAATTGAGAAAACTAACTGCGCAGAGGCCCCGGGTTGAAATGGAACTGAATGTGGATAGAACGGCTGTTTCGAGTTTATCACAGAAAAAAAATGACCTGATCAAAAAGCTTTATTTTCTGGAGTCGTTAATTGGCCAAAGGGTATATTGGACAAAAAAACTGAGCAGGCTGGGAAAGCTTTTTCCGGAAGGGACATGGATAAATGATATTAACATAGAAAGCGGCCTAAAGCGAGAAAAGATTTCAAGGTCTTTAATTATCGAAGCCAATGCCTTTTCTTCCGATAAGGACCAGGAACAACGGTTGGTGGAGGAAGCAATAAATAATATTCGTAAAGATGAATTGTTTATTAAAGGGATTTCCAGCGTAAATTTGATCTCCATCGAAAAAAGCGGGACAGACGGGTTTGAAACAACCAAATTCAAGCTGATCTGTTCCAGCGGAGAACATAAATCCGGGATGTAA